A genome region from Pangasianodon hypophthalmus isolate fPanHyp1 chromosome 11, fPanHyp1.pri, whole genome shotgun sequence includes the following:
- the spg21 gene encoding maspardin — MEEIRMSPDYNWFRSSVPLKRIIVDDDDSKVWSLYDAGPKSIRCPIIFLPPVSGTAEVFFQQVLALTGWGYRVISLQYPVYWDLLEFCDGFKKLLDHLQLDKVHLFGASLGGFLAQKFAEVTHKSPRVHSLILCNSFSDTSIFNQTWTANSFWLMPAFMLKKIVLGNFAKGPVDPKMADAIDFMVDRLESLNQSELASRLTLNCQNSYIEPHKIKDVSVTIMDVFDQSALSNEAKEEMYKLYPNARRAHLKTGGNFPYLCRSAEVNLYIQIHLRQFHGTRYAAINPAMVSAEELEVQKSNLNNLRESDDES; from the exons ATGGAGGAGATAAGAATGTCTCCTGACTACAACTGGTTTCGAAGCTCAGTGCCCCTCAAAAGA ATTATTGTGGATGATGATGACAGCAAAGTCTGGTCGCTGTATGACGCCGGGCCAAAAAGCATCAGGTGCCCGATCATCTTCCTTCCTCCTGTGAGTGGCACGGCTGAAGTTTTCTTCCAACAAGTGCTGGCTCTTACTGGCTGGGGCTATCGTGTTATTTCG CTCCAGTACCCAGTCTATTGGGATCTTCTGGAATTTTGTGATGGATTTAAGAAACTTCTAGACCACTTGCAACTAGACAag GTGCACTTATTTGGTGCTTCCCTGGGAGGATTTCTGGCTCAGAAATTTGCAGAGGTTACACACAAATCACCTCGAGTGCATTCTCTGATCTTGTGCAATTCATTCAGCGATACATCCATTTTTAACCAAACATGGACCGCTAACAG tttCTGGTTAATGCCAGCCTTTATGCTTAAGAAGATTGTTCTTGGGAACTTTGCCAAAGGACCTGTTGACCCCAAAATGGCAGATGCCATTGACTTTATGGTGGACAGA ctGGAGAGCCTGAACCAGAGTGAACTGGCGTCCCGGCTCACGCTGAACTGCCAAAACTCCTACATCGAACCTCACAAAATAAAGGATGTTTCAGTCACCATTATGGAT gtATTTGATCAGAGTGCTCTTTCAAATGAGGCAAAGGAAGAAATGTATAAACTGTATCCTAACGCCAGGAGGGCTCACCTCAAAACCGGCGGCAACTTTCCTTACCTTTGTCGAAGCGCCGAAGTTAACCTTTACATCCAA ATACATCTGCGACAGTTCCATGGGACGAGATACGCTGCCATCAACCCTGCTATGGTTAGTGCAGAGGAGCTCGAGGTCCAAAAGAGCAATCTGAATAACCTTAGAGAGAGCGACGATGAATCATAA